The nucleotide sequence TTTTGGAAGGGAGTGTGGAATTTTTGAGGTGGaaggataataaaagaaaaagggcagCTAGTTGCTTCTTCAAGTGGAAGAAAACAAACCCTCAAAAAAACCCTTCCCCGAAAGGGTAGACCATTTCCTTGTGAGAAATGACCGGGGATGCAGTGTGGCTTTAGGTTAGAAGCCTTGCCTGAACAATCCTCATTGCCTTTTAAAATCGCTTCATAATGCTAAAAACTGTCATTGTTATGGCCCTAGAAAAGGCATTTCTGCTGGAGTTTCTCATACCTATTCTAATCAGAAACTAGAGTCGCAATGACTTCATCACAATCATCTTTGGTAATAATATGCACAGAAACAGGATTTACCTGTACCTATTAATTTATCACTCAGACATTTTACATAGGGGGCAGTGTTAACTCAGGTTAGTAAGGACTAAATGGGAACTTCCAGATTGGTTTTCAATTTGAATAATAGTAGAGTCAAAGGGATTCCCTAAAAAGTTATTTGGAGAACAGATAATTAGAATGACAAATGGCTTTGTGTCCTACCTGAAGAAATTAAGATTATTGGGTACATTAAACCATCTGCAGTTAGGTTATGTGGAATTATCAGTCAAGAAGGCACCTGTTGTAAATTACTGAACAGGAAATGGCAATGATTAAACTGCCATTAATTCAGACCACTGAAGTGGTATAAACATAGACATTTAAGGAGATAGTTGCCTCAAGATATGCTCattcatattttttccttcatagagAAGGGCGGTACAAAAAGCACTCGTGTGTTCTTCattcacaatttttatttcttgcagTTAACTTTTTGTATCTTCAAAGtccatttgtctttaaaaaaaattaatacttattCATCATACaatccatccccctcccccaaggaaAACAAATTCAGGGAAGGAGTAATTTAGGGGGCAGTTGAAATAGGTACTATAGGTTCGTGACAAAGGCTTCCCAGCCCACCATCCTGTATATATACAACAAAATTGCAGCACCTCAAGTTCACCTAAATGAAGTCCCAAATTCCAGCCCTCGGCAAGTGATGCAAGTGAATGCCATGGGAATTACAAAATGGAAGCTCTGTCACTGGCTTCCATTTATTTTCCATGGTAGTTAGCAGAGTCTTCAAACTGTCTCCTTTGGGAAagtcaaaaataagcaaacatatAGAGCAACATTTTGACCTGGCCAGGAGTAATTATAAATGAAACCAGAAATAATTTACCTGGGCCacagaaatgaatttcttttatcATGTTTTTCATTAAGTCCCCAGCACCTGAAGTAGCAAGTTCTAATAATGGGCTTCTAAAGGCATGCAGTTTTTCACACATCTACTTCAAAGAACTTCTTCCACTCAAACATACCACAGTCAAggacaaaatatttttggagGCACGGGAAGAGCACAAGAACAAGTAAGTATATGATGAGGCCTTGTGTATGACCAAGATGGTTCACTTCATATATAGAAGCAGTGAGAGCTGTTAAAAGTGCTACTTACAAAGGATGGTCTAACATTACACACACAACTGCACTGCTAAATAtggttgtctttattttctttttccttgcccAGCCCtatctaaacaaaataaaactacaggacTGAAATTAACCCATTAAAATCAGCAATAAGTTATGAAAatcataaagctttttttttttcttttttaagtaattaagggtagttaaattatttaaagtatacaaagtCCAAAGAGCCAGGGTAAGGTCTCCAAGGCTTCCTGGGGTAAGGGAGAGGGCCAGGGGAGAACCTGGGAGTTTGAAAGACAAAAAGGGAACACGTGACATCAAAGTGCAGGCTagaatttcacttaaaataacatttctgaaaatattgaCAAGAGCAACAATATCACCTGCACAATGGGATTGTGAGGGAGAGAGACTGCCTGtaggaaaacagaagcaaatcTTTACATTAAAATGAGACAAGTGCCGAACTTAACTATGTTAACTATGATAGTATGTCTACTATAGATATCAGATGGTTAAAAGATGGTAAAAGGTAAtgattctaaaagaaaacaaaaacagcattGACCTTTTTTCTACTTAGCCCAGACCTCATTCATTTTGTGCACTATAAAGAGTGAGGTGTGAGGTGTTTGTTTTATCATTATCAAATGCTGCATCAAAATAGATGATTTTTTCCCATGTGTTTTTCACTATAAAAGACGTCTATGTTTTTTATGGACAAGCTTTAAAAAGATGTCATTTTGGTTTTCAACACATACAAACAGTTatcaaaatctgaaataaaaatgctgcCATGGCTCAGACCTTGGCCTGCTAATCTGTGTGCACAACTCTTCTGGCCACGCAGACACAGAGGCACATGGAGCTTTTTCCTTCTGGCCCCTCTATCCGAACTCAGGCCCTGTGTGGTAGAGGGTGTCATGCACACAGACCCAAGGGCCTAAGGGCAGCTGACTGTAGAGCTGGCGGTTGGGTGCCCTAGTGCTAACAATGCTGGATAAGGTTAGCTTGCTTAGCATGGAATCCAACAGAAAGCTGAGCTGCATGATGATCCCTTTCAAAAGGCTTCATGGGAGTCTCTCCTTTTGCAGAGCATgaaatgagcttttttttttttttaaagaactgatcATCCACAGGCTTCATGAGAAGCTGTCCCAGGCTTGAGTTTTAATAGTTCTTTAGCTATCCAAGATTAATGCCTGATTATCTTGTCTTGTCATTACTAtaggtttgatttttgtttttaggacCAAAAAAGCTCAGTAAGTGTTCATAATCCCATCCTTAAATGTGTCTACTCAATCAATGTAGTATGAgcaaacttgaaaagaaaaagaggatggaATCTCCAATGTCCTCTTTCAAGTCAACTAAATCAAATCGAGAAAATTTCACACGTTTTCTGCTGCCATTAGAAACTGATTTTCAGATATGAATATTAGAATATTTGTTCTGCTGAGGGAGCCTCTGCTCCACTTTTTGCTAAGTATTTGCTTAAACAGAGGTCTCTTGACCCTTCCATTCAAGTATAGTTTTGTTTAGCTTTAAAGAGGAGACTGCATCATGAACCCAATTTAAGAGATTGTTTGGATTGAACTGGCCCAGTGAATATTTTGCCCTGCACTGTTATGCCATGCTGGGTTCTAGGAAGTGAATGAAAGTTTGACACTGGCACTGGAGTAACCCTCGTCACTCCCAATACTCTGCAGGCTGCTGTGGTCATCAATGTCACTGATGCTGGTGGTACTGATATTGTCCACTTCTCCATGGGAGAACTCTGTGCTTTCAACATCCACTTCAATCTCCTCtgccaaagggaaaaaaggaagaatgttAGTAATCTAGTATACGTGTGCCTTCAAGAACGGGGGGCATGAGGAAAAGAAACTACTTTTTGTAGTATAAACTGTTATACAAACTATTATCAGTGATCTCTGAAGAACAGAAGGACCCAAAGATTAAGAGACACAGGGATATATTTTACAAGGGAAATGTCTGGTATACGGTGGTGGTCTCAATTTAAGCAGCAAGTTTACTAAAGCCTTTGACACCAGTCTGTCTAGACCTTCCACCAAAAGCACTTGACCTATTTGGGAATTAGTGCTTAATATTAAAAGATCCCAACCCCAAGTGGTTTAACAACATTTGTTTTGCATTAAACTAGAAACTAATTCTCAGTGATCTTTATTAAGCAGAGTTGccttaaagggggaaaaaagcataaacTGAATACAGGTGAACTAGAAAAATGTATCCATCCGGGCCTTTGGTGGTATTATTTTACAGATAGTTCTAGGTATTATTTTACAGATAGACTTCTAGGATTCATCATAAAGATCTCTGACTATTCAGTAACCAAAATTAGCCAGTCATTATAAAGTGGACTCTGAGAGATTTGTCTTCAATTAAATTCTCTTGCATCAAATATAGCTTGAAATGAGGGCATGAGTCTTAAAAGTCTCTGGATTATAGTGAGATCTATAGTAAAGATTACAGTAAAGGCATTTTATTTAATACTGGTGGTATTTAACTTTACTTCAAAAGCcaaacatgattaaaaaaaatctaaatacatATATGACCCAGCTATGTATAgatattttaattgttaaataCTACATATACAATcaccaataatatataaaaagcaatacacatttttttttttaaaggcagttgAAAGACCACTTCCTCCCATAACAGACAGGATGAACTCAATATTCTTCAATTCTCTTAAAACAAACTCAAAGCCTGATGTTTCACATTTGGCACTGATTTCAGCTATTCACACTGATCACACAATCACTTTAGGAAACACAGATTCTAGCTGAGCGCAAGAAGACAGAGTAAGTTATTTTAAAGAGCATAATTTTCAAAAGGGCTTGTTGCTTCTAAAAGTtttagcaatctttttttttgtttttttggttttttttttttgcggtacgcaggcctctcactgttgtggccgctccggacgcgcaggctctgcagccatggctcacgggcccagccgctccgcagcaagtgggatcttcccggaccagggcacgaacctgtgtcccctgcatcggcaggcggactctcaaccactgcgccaccagggaagccctagcaatcTGTTTTTACAATGCAGGCAGTTGTCCAAACAGGCTGTACAAATAATCCTATGAATTCATAACTATTTGTTTCATATCCATAATGCTTCGCAGGCTATTTAGTGTTTCCCAGTATCACAGAACACTCATCCAACCTACATTTGGGAAACAAAATCAAGACACCCTATCCAACAGAGCATGCTGaactcaaaacaaaataaaatgagagacTGTTCTGGCCAAATGGACTAGAGATGTTACTAAAAAAGTTCCTGTAACTCTGGGAAAGAGAGCTGCCAAAGAAGAACAAGAATGGTATTTGGTAAGGTACTTGCACTTTCGGAATActaaaaaaatgagaacatttatAATGATGAAAACATACCCTCTCTCTGCaatttggaggtggggtgggtaCAAGGAGGTACCCACTTTTTGGTTATTTGAGGGTAACCAAAAGAGTTGATGAGGAAATATTcttctttaaagaagaaaaagttaataaACACAAGaagaatgatagaattagaaaatcactatTTTGTAACACCTAATGAAATATTGATTGAGCAACAATCATCAATGACCGTTAAAACTATTAAGTGAAAGGTTGATAAATCTGCATAAAACATGACATCACCTGAACCCACTGACCAATGTTATCACTATCATGGGACAATCAAAAATAACACTGATGCAACAGGAAGTACACAGCGCCATGAAGTATTCTTGCCTCAAAAAAGAACATGAATTTAATCAGGCCTCTAGATCTACCAACCAGTTTACAAGAAATATGAGGGACAGAACATGTCAAATGCCACCATGAGGATTCATTCAGCCAAATCTAGAATGTGGGAAACTCTGTAAGAAAAATGGCCCAGTTTCCCAGGTTCTACAAGAAATAATtggcactgaaaaaaaaagtgggaaagggAAAACTATTACAGATtagaagtacagttgacccttgaacaactcagggGGTTAGGGATGCCAACTCTCcacagtcaaaaatctgagtCTAgccttacagtcagccctccctatctgcagattcaaccaatcaTGGATCATGTAGGTGCTGtagcacatatttattgaaatatatcgACACATAAGTgcacctgtgcagttcaaacttgtgttgttcaagggccaaccgtaccttaaaaagtacaaacaaatGTAATGTAGACTTTGTTTGGGTTCTAATTCAAACATaccagggcttgcctggtggcacagtggttgagagtccgcctgccgatggaggggacacgggttcgtgccccggtatggggagatcccacatgccgcggagcagctgggcccgtgagccatggccgctgagcctgcgcgtccggagcctgtgctccgcaacgggagaggccacacagtgagaggcccgcgtgcaaaaaaaaaaaaaaaaaaaaattaacatcaccagtaataaaACATATCAACATAATGTATCTTCCTGATCCTGTGAATTGAGAAGGGCACaacatcacttctgtgatatttctTCCCCCAAATGTATAATACCTCAATCTaatgaaaaacatcagacaaacccaaattgaggaacGCTGCATAAAATAACTGACCAATATTCTTCAAATGTGTCATGGTCATGAAAGAAAGACTGAAGAAATATCTCATGCAATGTAGGATACTGCACTGGATCCTGGATCAgacaaaggacattattggggaaagtggtgaaatttgaataaggtTTATAGATTAATTAATAGTATTGCAtgaatgttaatttcctggtttcagTAACTATTATGGTTACATGAGATATTAACATTAGGGGAacctgggtgaagggtatatgagAACTCAATTTTCTACAGAAAACTTATAACTTTTAAGTCTAAAATTGTTTCAAAGTGGAAAATTTTCAATATAcatataatcaagaaaaaaaattctataattcaTACAGGCATTGCTAGACAATGTTGTGACTACATAAAATCTAGAATGCTACATTCAATGTTGgcaaaaaaggaagcaaatacaATGCCACCCAACCTCCCCTCTCTAAATTCAGATACAGGGATGCTAGTGTTTCATTAGCAAAGAAGCTCACTGCCTACCTCGCTCTGAATCAGAACGATCTGAAGAAATAGTTGATCCAATGCTGTCCATTCGTATTCGTTCCATCTCTTGAGGACCCTGCAGCTGTTCCAGTCGCCGCTTTAAAAATCTCTGTTCTCGTTCCAAATTCTCTAGCTGGTGCTGGCTCTTCCTTTCAGCTTCTTCAAGTTTCTAAAATGATAAAGTGATATTTAAGTTTGTGTGAGGTACAGTACAAACAATAAAACTGATTCCTACCTAACATCTcaaaagatttcttctttgacagaGAAAACATGAATGactatacatgtgtgtgtatacataaaaacatacataagtatatattttttaaacatgaaaaatagttatttcttcactttgtgtgtgtgtgtgtgtgtgtgtgtgtaatgaatgCTACATTACTAGAACAGTATAGAATTCTCAAAGTCTGTCAAGTTACCACCACAAAAGAGAAACTTGCTCTGCCATATAGTTTGATGGAAAATTACTGAGAGACACAGCCAAATGAAGTCATCTCCACCAGAGGGCACAACTGCCTTCCTTCAGGGTATCAGCAGAGTAATTGTTATTTTCCTAGTATTCTCAGCTCTTCAAATGACCACGCTGTCAAAACAATTTAATGTAATCAGGTTATGTTGCTCCCATCAGATTAGCTGATAAGTTTTCAGAAAATTTCTCTTGAGGTCAGTTATTAAAGGAGGTCACTGTGCTAGCTGATATATATGAATAGGAATCATTGCTAAAAAGAGAGCAGGACTGAGAATCATGtgaaaatatgacaaaaaattCCTACCTTGATGTGTGCTTTGGCTTTGTTGAGCAAACCAAGTGTTGTGTGCCTGGTGCAATCTGGTCCTAGTGGAATCAGAACTTTTAAGCGTTCTAAACACAGGCGAAGATGAGCTCGtctaagaaagacaaaaaagtcCAATCAGTACAGCCTGAATATTCCACTAAAAACATCCTAAAGCCTATTTTAAGACAAATAAGAATTTGTACATTATTCAGTCTATAACCATGTTACGCCCCTAATTCTTCAGTTTCAACAAAGTATCTGCATGCAAGTGAAGGTGTGCCTACAGGTTTTCAGTTTCTGACATTTCTGTTGTACTCTGAAAACATCGGTCACTTCAGATTATTATCCCCAATGGTTATCTCTGTCAGAGGTGATTTAATTTTAACCTGCCCCATAAACTGTCTCAACTGTATTAATGTGGAAGTAGGAAAACATATTTGGGCAACTGTATTTGATTTTGAATGTGTAAAACCACAGGCTAGAATAGAGGTTTTCAGCTTCAGAGCACCCCAAAATGCTCacaaatttccatttcttcccttccacctttcattcacacacacacacccctctccaCAACTGTAGCCATCCTACAGTGTTTATGTTATTATGTATTAGGCTGAACCATACAAAATTTCTGATATTCAACCATTTCTCACTTATAAAAATGGCAACTTCATATGATCCAACACAATAGAAACAGCAAAATTCTGTGGCCAGTGAGGATAGGGTTAGGCAAAATGTATGGCCCTGAGATCAATTCTAGCCACTGAAACAACAACCCATAAAATAGTCCCCTGCTTCCTAATATCTAAGTGTACCAGCTATCAttagcttttcatttttatttctgtctccctcttccctcttacTACCCCTTACCCACCACCTCCAATTTCCTACACATGGAAAAAAGCCATGACAGAATTCTTCACTAAAAGTCACTGTATTCTTTAATACACCCATCCTATGGGCAAGTTAGGGAAATTTTCTCTGTAAATGCTAGTAGAGAGCCTCATGAATTTATATTCCCTATACCCTACAGGAACTATGATTACCATGATGAGAGTTCTGGGTACATAATTTCACCCTGAAACAATACTAGTTCGTATATCTGGTCCTGTGCTTCATAAAGTATAACATAATTAATCACTTAATAatatatctgaaaagaaaatccaCAGATGTGCTCATAGATTAGCTCTATTCTGTAAAGAGCCATAATTGAACATTTAGCAACTGTTTCAACTGTCCCACAAACAGAACACATCCTCCATTTTTTCCTCAAAGAGGGCCAAAACGGTCTACTAGCTCAACCACCGACCTATGCTTTCTTTGCCTTAATACATAAGAAATAATGTCAAGAGACATTCTCAAATGCTAGCAATTTCAAAGAGGGATATGATAAGGCAGCCAATTATGTCATTGACAAGTAAGGATGATTAAGGGTAGTGAGGTCAGAGATCTGGCAGATGAATTGTCAAGATTCTTCCAGTATCCACTAGCCCAGCTAGTTAAAGGTCTGCTAGCATTTCCATTCCAAATCTCTTATTGAGTTCAACAACTAAAATCTAGTAATTGGCTCCAGGCTGAAACGTGACATACCTAATGTGgataaggaaaaaatttttttaaacttgcccTAAATTAAAGGATTATCAATGGATTCCCCTTAATGAGatttaacaattttaaagtcACTCTCCTCCCCTGCTATGCTTCCCAAAATCATAGAACCTTTAgtagaattttcctttttaattggaAAATCTCTTAGGTGAGGACTCTCACATGATCatagagtgctcttgctgaacagactaaaactaaacaaaataaagtcCACATTAAAAAGTGCCtttgagattggttcaagatggcagagcagaaggacGTGCTGTCACTCCCTCTTgggagagcaccggaatcacaactaactgctgaacaatcatcgacaggaagacactagaactcaccaaaaaagataccccacatccaaagattaaggagaagccacaatgagatgataggaggggcacaatcacaataaaatcaaatcccatgactgctggatgggtgactccaaactggagaacacttataccacagaagtccacccactggagtgaaggttctgagccccacgtcaggcttcccagcctgggggtccagcaatgggaggaggaattcctagagaatcagactttgaaggctagcgggatttgattgcaggactttgacaggactgggagaaacagagactccactcttggagggcacacacaaagtagtatgcacattgggacccaggggaaggagcagggaccccataggagactgaaccagacctacctgctagtgttggagggtctcctgtagaggcagggggtggctgtgtctcaccatgaggacaaggacactggcagaagttctgggaagtactccttggcatgagccctcccagagtccaccattagccccacctaAGAGCCCAgggaggctccagtgttgggtcacctcaggccaaagaaccaacaggaagggaacccagcaccacccaccagcagaaaagtagattaaagttttactgagctctgcccaccagatcaacagccagctctacccaccaccagtccctcccatcaggaaacttgctcaagcctcttagatagcctcatccaccagagggcagacagcagaagcaagaagaaatacaatcctgcagcctgtggaacaaaaaccacattcacagaaagacagacaagatgaaaaggcagaggattaggtaccagatgaaggaacaagataaaacccctgaaaaacaactaaatgaagtggagctaGGCAATCTtgcggaaaaagaattcagaataatgatagtgaagatgatccaggacctcagaaaaagaatggaggcaaagattgagaagatgcaagaaatgtttaacaaagacctagaagaattaaagaacaaacaaacagagatgaacaatacaataactgaaatgaaaaatacactaaaaggaatcaatagcagaataactgaggcagaagaacggataaatgacctggaagacagaatggtggaattcactgctgcggaacagaataaagaaaaaagaatgaaaagaaacaaagacagcctaagagacctctgggacaacatgaaacataacaacattcgcattatcggggtcccagaaggagaagcgagagagaaaggaccagagaaaatatttgaagagattatagtcgaaaacttccctaacatgggaaaggaaatagccacccaagtccaggaagtgcagcgagtcccatacaggataaacccaaggagaaacacgctgagacacacagtaatcaaactggcaaaaattaaagacaaagaaaaattattgaaagcagcaagggaaaaacgacaaataacatacaagggaactcccataaggttaacagctgatttctcagcagaaactctacgagccagaagggagtagcatgacatatttaaagtgatgaaagggaagaacctacaaccaagattactctaccctgcaaggatctcattcacatttgatggagaaatcaaaagctttacagacaagcaaaagctaagagaattcagcaacaccaaaatcagctttacaacaaatgctaaaggaacttctctaagtgggacacacaagagaagaaaaggacctacaaaaataaacccaaaacaattaataaaatggtaacaggaacatacatatcgataattaccttaaatgtgaatggattacatgctccaaccaaaagacacaggctcgctgaatggatacaaaaataagacccgtatatatgctgtctacaagagacccacttcagacctagggacacatacagactgaaagtgaggggatggaaaaagatattccatgcaaatggaaatcaaaataaagccagAGTAGCactactcatatcagataaaatagactaaaataaagaatgttacaagagacaaggtaGGACACTCAAGGGTTCAAttcaagaagaaggtataacaattataaatatatatgctcccaacataggagcacctcaatacataaggcaattgctaacagctataaaagaggaaatcgacagtaacacaataatagtgggggactttaacacctcacttacaccaatggacagatcatccaaacagaaaattactaaggaaacacaagctttaaatgacacaatagaccagacagatttaattgatatttataggacattccatccaaaaagagcagattacactttcttctcaagtgcacacacaacattctccaggatagatcacatcttgaatcacaaatcaaggctcagtaaatttaagaaaattgaaatcatatcaagcatcttttctgaccacaacgctatgagattagaaatcaattacagggaaaaaaatgtaaaaaacacaaacacctggaggctaaacaatacattactaaataaccgagagatcactgaagaaatcaaagaggaaatcaaaaaatacctagagacaaatgacaatgaaaacatgatgatccaaaactgatgggatgcagaaaaagctgttctaagagg is from Globicephala melas chromosome 16, mGloMel1.2, whole genome shotgun sequence and encodes:
- the MXI1 gene encoding max-interacting protein 1 isoform X1; the encoded protein is MGKRGRPRKEARCEGAGLAPAAPPAVTAPEPPAQPEELAGAKLRCPFSDIFNTSENSMEKHINTFLQNVQILLEAASYLEQIEKENKKCEHGYASAFPSMPSPRLQHSKPPRRLSRAQKHSSGSSNTSTANRSTHNELEKNRRAHLRLCLERLKVLIPLGPDCTRHTTLGLLNKAKAHIKKLEEAERKSQHQLENLEREQRFLKRRLEQLQGPQEMERIRMDSIGSTISSDRSDSEREEIEVDVESTEFSHGEVDNISTTSISDIDDHSSLQSIGSDEGYSSASVKLSFTS
- the MXI1 gene encoding max-interacting protein 1 isoform X4 produces the protein MEQVRMINVQRLLEAAEFLERRDRECEHGYASAFPSMPSPRLQHSKPPRRLSRAQKHSSGSSNTSTANRSTHNELEKNRRAHLRLCLERLKVLIPLGPDCTRHTTLGLLNKAKAHIKKLEEAERKSQHQLENLEREQRFLKRRLEQLQGPQEMERIRMDSIGSTISSDRSDSEREEIEVDVESTEFSHGEVDNISTTSISDIDDHSSLQSIGSDEGYSSASVKLSFTS
- the MXI1 gene encoding max-interacting protein 1 isoform X2; this translates as MEQVRMINVQRLLEAAEFLERRDRECEHGYASAFPSMPSPRLQHSKPPRRLSRAQKHSSGSSNTSTANRSTHNELEKNRRAHLRLCLERLKVLIPLGPDCTRHTTLGLLNKAKAHIKKLEEAERKSQHQLENLEREQRFLKRRLEQLQGPQEMERIRMDSIGSTISSDRSDSERGSGRAGSAAMAHGPSCSAACGISPYRGTNPCPLHRQADSQPLCHQASPEEIEVDVESTEFSHGEVDNISTTSISDIDDHSSLQSIGSDEGYSSASVKLSFTS
- the MXI1 gene encoding max-interacting protein 1 isoform X5 — encoded protein: MGKRGRPRKEARCEGAGLAPAAPPAVTAPEPPAQPEELAGAKLRCPFSDIFNTSENSMEKHINTFLQNVQILLEAASYLEQIEKENKKCEHGYASAFPSMPSPRLQHSKPPRRLSRAQKHSSGSSNTSTANRSTHNELEKNRRAHLRLCLERLKVLIPLGPDCTRHTTLGLLNKAKAHIKKLEEAERKSQHQLENLEREQRFLKRRLEQLQGPQEMERIRMDSIGSTISSDRSDSERGSGRAGSAAMAHGPSCSAACGISPYRGTNPCPLHRQADSQPLCHQASPEEIEVDVESTEFSHGEVDNISTTSISDIDDHSSLQSIGSDEGYSSASVKLSFTS
- the MXI1 gene encoding max-interacting protein 1 isoform X3, with product MPSPRLQHSKPPRRLSRAQKHSSGSSNTSTANRSTHNELEKNRRAHLRLCLERLKVLIPLGPDCTRHTTLGLLNKAKAHIKKLEEAERKSQHQLENLEREQRFLKRRLEQLQGPQEMERIRMDSIGSTISSDRSDSERGSGRAGSAAMAHGPSCSAACGISPYRGTNPCPLHRQADSQPLCHQASPEEIEVDVESTEFSHGEVDNISTTSISDIDDHSSLQSIGSDEGYSSASVKLSFTS